The following coding sequences are from one Scomber japonicus isolate fScoJap1 chromosome 3, fScoJap1.pri, whole genome shotgun sequence window:
- the ube2r2 gene encoding ubiquitin-conjugating enzyme E2 R2 — MAHQATPSSQKALMMELKSLQEQPVEGFRITLVEESDLYNWEVAIFGPPNTLYEGGYFKAHLKFPVDYPYSPPTFRFLTKMWHPNIYENGDVCISILHPPVDDPQSGELPSERWNPTQNVRTILLSVISLLNEPNTFSPANVDASVMFRKWRDSKGKDKEYAEIIRKQVMSTAAEAERDGVKVPTTLAEYCVQTRVPSQDSSSDLLYDDLYDDDMEEEDEEDDESEMESIGEAGGYSAVEDGGTSTRRYDNQDDSGNEDS; from the exons ATGGCCCACCAGGCAACCCCTAGTTCCCAGAAGGCCCTGATGATGGAGCTGAAGTCTCTGCAGGAGCAGCCGGTGGAGGGTTTCCGCATCACTCTGGTGGAAGAGTCGGACCTCTACAACTGGGAAGTGGCCATCTTTGGGCCCCCGAACACCCTGTATGAGGGAGGCTACTTTAAG GCTCACCTCAAATTCCCAGTCGACTACCCGTACTCCCCACCGACCTTCCGCTTCCTCACCAAGATGTGGCACCCCAATATCTATGAG AACGGAGACGTGTGCATCTCTATCCTGCACCCTCCTGTCGATGACCCTCAGAGCGGGGAGCTGCCCTCTGAAAGGTGGAACCCCACACAGAACGTCAG GACCATCCTGCTCAGCGTCATCTCTCTGCTCAATGAGCCCAACACCTTCTCTCCAGCCAATGTGGACGCCTCCGTCATGTTTCGCAAATGGAGGGACAGCAAAGGCAAAGACAAGGAGTATGCAGAAATTATCAG GAAACAGGTGATGTCAACAGCGGCGGAGGCTGAGCGCGATGGGGTCAAGGTGCCGACCACATTGGCGGAGTACTGCGTCCAGACTAGGGTCCCCTCCCAGGACAGCAGTTCAGACCTTCTCTATGATGACCTATATGACGACGAtatggaagaggaggacgaggaggacgaTGAGAGTGAGATGGAGTCCATAGGTGAAGCCGGGGGGTACAGCGCCGTGGAGGACGGTGGGACGTCCACCAGACGTTACGACAACCAGGACGACTCTGGCAACGAAGACTCATGA
- the ubap1 gene encoding ubiquitin-associated protein 1, with amino-acid sequence MAARKSGSDAYNNGPISYLDDVPFKINEKFRCPAKVGLPVGFCLPDCGSLLVDTEYDFSLEKRSVRWGVEVAEARAAEARAEEAAAKQEAENRECLAKAQDIDGGGGKNPLSAAEDHDPPPPALNPVLAGLRHNAILTPLPAPSLGPRKTQPSTPQAHSLNLADFEREEDPFDKLELKTLDDKEELRNILQSQPQPQPPPSVSPPEVSQPGSASRGNSPSPPSTNTSLSAKPGFAHKPNGLVALLDMDRVGHPGRTGFDTDDRPCNIRSLSFPKLSDSDPVRYSPLPAPIPAARQSLPNGSPPTIPKTEVIVAPMPPSHIKSGAPKPVNPGTGSAGLPCGGALLSMTPSEQQCVETLVSMGYSYEGVLRAMQRQGQNVEQVLDYLFVHGRLCERGFDASAVEECLEMYQCSEEKALQFLELMSRFGEMGFERDAIKEVLLAHNNDQDKALEDLMARAAAS; translated from the exons ATGGCTGCGAGGAAGTCTGGATCAGATGCATACAACAATG gaCCCATCAGCTACCTTGATGACGTTCCCTTCAAGATCAATGAAAAGTTCCGCTGCCCGGCCAAAGTGGGACTGCCTGTTGGCTTCTGTCTGCCAGACTGTGGCTCTTTGTTGGTGGACACAGAG TACGACTTTTCCCTGGAGAAGCGTAGTGTGCGCTGGGGGGTTGAAGTGGCTGAGGCCCGAGCAGCCGAGGCCAGAGCAGAAGAGGCAGCAGccaaacaggaggcagagaacAGGGAGTGTTTGGCTAAAGCTCAGGACATTGATGGTGGTGGAGGGAAGAACCCCTTGTCTGCTGCAGAGGACCATGACCCTCCACCACCAGCGTTGAACCCCGTCCTGGCGGGACTGAGACATAACGCTATCCTCACTCCACTGCCTGCACCAAGCCTTGGCCCCAGGAAAACCCAACCTAGCACTCCTCAGGCACACAGCCTCAACCTAGCTGACTTTGAGCGGGAGGAGGACCCCTTTGACAAGCTAGAGCTCAAAACATTGGACGATAAGGAGGAGCTCAGGAACATTCTACAGAGCCAGCCCCAACCTCAACCTCCTCCTTCTGTATCACCACCAGAGGTCTCTCAGCCAGGGTCAGCGTCGCGTGGAAACAGCCCGTCTCCTCCCAGCACCAACACCAGCCTATCAGCCAAACCCGGCTTCGCCCACAAACCCAACGGGTTGGTTGCCTTGCTGGACATGGACAGAGTTGGGCATCCTGGGAGAACAGGGTTTGACACAGATGATCGACCCTGTAACATCCGCTCTCTTAGTTTTCCCAAGCTTTCTGACTCTGACCCGGTGAGGTACAGCCCACTCCCTGCACCTATCCCTGCTGCGCGACAGAGCCTACCCAACGGCAGTCCGCCGACCATTCccaaaactgaagttattgttgCTCCTATGCCACCCAGCCACATCAAGAGTGGTGCACCAAAACCA GTCAACCCGGGGACAGGATCTGCTGGTCTGCCGTGTGGCGGAGCCCTACTCAGCATGACCCCTagtgagcagcagtgtgtggaaACCCTTGTGAGCATGGGCTATTCTTATGAGGGTGTCCTACGGGCCATGCAGAGACAAGGACAGAACGTGGAGCAG GTACTGGATTATCTGTTTGTCCATGGACGCCTGTGTGAGCGGGGCTTTGATGCAAGTGCAGTGGAGGAATGTTTAGAGATGTACCAATGCTCAGAGGAAAAG GCATTGCAGTTCCTTGAACTAATGTCGAGATTTGGCGAGATGGGATTTGAGCGGGATGCTATCAAAGAGGTGCTGCTGGCCCACAACAATGATCAGGACAAAGCTCTGGAGGACCTCATGGCTCGTGCCGCAGCTAGCTGA